A region from the Leptotrichia sp. OH3620_COT-345 genome encodes:
- a CDS encoding HAD family hydrolase: MDTMDVKHKKYFGPLLIEEWKIKNKNKFMKIWNDVNLYSETRGINRFKGFFAAFKKMKETGEEVGDIDMIENWINNTDELSNISLEKEIKKLEKTKKESKKGEQLKKLLNWSRNVNLGIKELEKTDRPFRGVKEALENISSVSDIVIVSSANREAIISEWSRHNILKYTDTVFSQEDGTKSDCLEKIRKYGYENKKILMIGDSPGDLEAAQKNNVLFYPIISGKEEEMWIELIKKAKDKFLKHEYRGEYQNELIDRFKRNLERK; encoded by the coding sequence ATGGACACCATGGATGTAAAACATAAAAAGTATTTCGGTCCGTTACTTATAGAAGAGTGGAAGATAAAGAATAAAAATAAATTTATGAAAATATGGAATGATGTAAATTTATATTCAGAAACAAGGGGAATTAATAGATTTAAAGGATTTTTCGCGGCTTTTAAAAAAATGAAAGAAACAGGGGAAGAGGTTGGAGACATTGATATGATAGAAAATTGGATAAATAATACCGACGAACTGTCAAACATATCTCTGGAAAAGGAAATAAAGAAATTGGAAAAAACAAAAAAAGAATCAAAAAAAGGAGAACAGTTGAAAAAGCTTCTTAATTGGAGTAGAAATGTGAATTTGGGAATAAAGGAACTGGAAAAAACGGACAGACCTTTCAGAGGTGTAAAGGAAGCGTTGGAAAATATCAGTTCGGTATCAGATATTGTAATAGTTTCTTCAGCTAATAGGGAAGCAATTATAAGCGAATGGTCAAGACATAATATACTGAAATATACCGATACAGTTTTTTCCCAAGAAGACGGTACAAAAAGTGACTGTCTTGAAAAAATAAGAAAATATGGATACGAAAATAAAAAAATACTTATGATAGGGGATTCTCCCGGAGATTTGGAAGCTGCACAGAAGAATAATGTACTGTTTTATCCTATTATATCCGGAAAGGAAGAAGAAATGTGGATAGAGCTTATAAAGAAAGCCAAGGACAAATTTCTGAAGCATGAGTATAGAGGAGAATATCAGAATGAACTGATAGACAGATTTAAAAGAAATTTAGAGAGAAAATAA
- a CDS encoding MFS transporter encodes MKNENIVYNRAKLWQIGLFSLNNTATNIFLALMFYVGYYATGFVGLATVLISNILTSMRIFDGITDPLIGYLIDRTEGKLGKFRPYIVTGYIIMVISTILLFKVTHTLPENIRLLFFLIIYAIYIIGYTCQTAVTKAGQACITNDPKQRPLFGAFDGTFTLLLFSCFLPVYVNGYLLPKYGNEFSLLLFNELLFTFIAISGVLTILSFIGIYQKDRKEFFGLGEKNAKLGFSDYIDIIIHNRAIQMLIIAASTDKIASSTASNAAVGIMIYGIIMGDNTLQAKLGLITIIPAFLLLQFFVQYARKLGIKKGLVVTAWGSMISFSLIFFLLKFGDPTKIRLSNLFSFETLGFIILWCIGRGISGAGGGLTINAIADCADYETYRTGKYIPGMMGTLFSFVDKLISSMATTIVGLVVAGIGYTKGFPKIGDPNTPQMFYAATFLFLGMPVLGWIASIIALKFYPLSAEKMEEIQVHISSLKNSSQ; translated from the coding sequence ATGAAAAATGAAAATATTGTTTACAATCGAGCTAAATTATGGCAAATTGGATTATTTTCACTCAATAATACTGCTACAAATATCTTTCTTGCACTTATGTTTTATGTAGGATATTATGCTACCGGATTTGTTGGACTTGCTACCGTTCTTATATCCAATATTCTTACTTCAATGAGAATATTTGACGGTATTACAGATCCTTTAATAGGTTACTTGATTGATAGGACTGAAGGAAAATTAGGAAAATTCAGACCGTATATAGTTACCGGTTATATTATTATGGTCATTTCCACTATCCTTTTATTCAAAGTTACCCATACATTACCTGAAAATATAAGATTACTTTTCTTCCTTATTATTTACGCAATCTACATAATCGGATATACATGTCAGACTGCAGTTACTAAAGCCGGACAAGCTTGTATTACCAATGATCCGAAACAGCGTCCTTTATTCGGTGCTTTTGACGGTACTTTTACTTTATTATTATTTTCATGTTTTCTACCTGTTTATGTAAACGGATATTTGCTGCCGAAATATGGAAATGAATTTTCTTTATTGCTGTTTAATGAGCTGCTGTTTACTTTTATAGCTATAAGCGGTGTTCTTACAATCTTATCTTTTATCGGAATTTATCAGAAAGATCGTAAAGAATTTTTCGGACTGGGAGAAAAAAATGCCAAACTCGGATTTTCTGATTATATAGATATTATAATTCATAACAGAGCTATTCAAATGCTTATAATTGCAGCTTCTACTGACAAAATAGCTTCCTCTACGGCAAGTAATGCCGCTGTAGGAATTATGATATACGGTATTATTATGGGAGATAATACGCTACAGGCAAAATTGGGGCTGATTACAATTATTCCCGCTTTCCTTTTATTGCAATTTTTTGTCCAGTATGCAAGAAAACTGGGAATAAAAAAGGGGCTTGTTGTTACAGCTTGGGGGTCAATGATTTCTTTTTCTCTGATTTTCTTCCTTTTAAAGTTCGGGGATCCTACTAAAATAAGATTAAGCAACTTGTTCAGTTTTGAAACTTTAGGATTTATAATTTTATGGTGTATCGGAAGGGGAATTTCAGGAGCAGGAGGGGGACTTACTATAAATGCTATTGCCGATTGTGCCGATTATGAAACATATAGAACAGGAAAATATATACCGGGAATGATGGGAACTCTTTTCTCTTTCGTAGATAAACTTATTTCTTCAATGGCAACTACAATAGTAGGACTGGTAGTTGCAGGAATAGGTTATACAAAAGGGTTTCCAAAAATTGGAGATCCTAATACTCCTCAAATGTTTTATGCTGCTACTTTCCTATTCTTAGGAATGCCTGTATTAGGATGGATTGCTTCAATTATTGCATTAAAATTTTATCCTTTAAGTGCAGAAAAAATGGAAGAAATTCAGGTCCATATAAGTTCACTGAAAAACTCTTCGCAATAA
- a CDS encoding IclR family transcriptional regulator, producing MNLQPSVQSLDRALNILEILSVNEVLTLSDITEYSGLTKPTVHRLLATLIKNGYVEKINSGEYRTTLKLFKLGSQRIQKIDFMNITRSFASQLSLDTNETVHIVIQDDTEVLYIDKFEAENALFKTASKIGKTAPLYSTAVGKVLLASYNNFDIHNMWNNFKLKKFTENTIVDLNEFMKEIEKIRTNGYAIDNEENEYGTYCIGAAFYNYSKKPVGAISLSTSAANPKKDEYINKVLICANRISGMLGY from the coding sequence ATGAACCTTCAACCGAGCGTACAGTCTTTAGACAGGGCACTGAATATTCTTGAAATCCTTTCCGTTAATGAAGTTTTGACTCTTTCAGATATTACCGAATATTCAGGACTCACAAAACCAACAGTTCATCGTTTACTGGCAACTTTAATAAAAAACGGATATGTGGAAAAAATTAATTCAGGAGAATATAGAACTACTTTAAAACTTTTTAAACTGGGAAGTCAAAGAATTCAGAAAATTGATTTTATGAATATCACTCGAAGCTTTGCAAGCCAACTTTCACTGGATACAAACGAAACTGTCCATATCGTCATTCAAGATGATACCGAAGTTTTATACATAGATAAATTTGAAGCTGAAAATGCTCTTTTTAAAACAGCTTCAAAAATAGGAAAAACCGCTCCCCTCTATTCTACAGCTGTAGGCAAGGTATTACTTGCCTCATATAATAACTTTGATATTCACAATATGTGGAATAATTTTAAATTGAAAAAATTTACTGAAAATACTATAGTTGATTTAAATGAATTTATGAAAGAAATTGAAAAAATACGAACAAACGGTTATGCTATTGATAATGAAGAAAACGAATACGGAACTTACTGTATAGGCGCAGCTTTTTACAACTATTCTAAAAAACCCGTAGGAGCGATAAGCCTGTCAACTTCAGCCGCAAATCCGAAAAAAGATGAATATATAAATAAAGTACTCATATGTGCAAACAGGATTTCAGGAATGCTTGGTTATTAA
- the gltX gene encoding glutamate--tRNA ligase, whose product MSEKRIRVRIAPSPTGDPHVGTAYIGLFNYVFAKHNNGDFLLRIEDTDRTRFSEDSEQQIFDAMKWLGLNYDEGPDVGGNSGPYRQSERFSIYKEYAEKLVEKGEAYYCFCTPERLQKLRERQIAMKQAPGYDGRCRNLSKEEVEAKLAAGEPYVIRLKMPYEGETVVNDGLRGDIIFENSKIDDQVLLKSDGFPTYHLANIVDDHLMGITHVIRAEEWIASTPKHIQLYKAFGWDEPKWYHMPLLRNADKTKISKRKNPVSLNYYIEEGYLKEGLLNFLALMGWSFGGDKEIFSLDEMIENFSFDKISLGGPVFDLVKLGWVNNQHMRIKDIDELTKLSLPYFIKAGYYKDENLSEEEYGKLKRIIEISREGAHTLKELPEIASIYFEDKFELPSVEEGMNKKERKSVEKLLSSLETETGKKSIKLFKEKLNKFDENITEEEARQLLNELQEEIGEGPATVLMPLRAVITGKARGADLYTVIAIIGKKRTLERIENILKK is encoded by the coding sequence ATGTCAGAAAAAAGAATCAGAGTTAGAATCGCACCTTCTCCTACAGGGGATCCTCATGTGGGAACAGCATATATAGGATTATTCAACTATGTATTTGCCAAGCATAATAACGGAGATTTTCTATTAAGAATAGAGGATACTGACAGGACAAGGTTTTCCGAAGATTCAGAGCAACAAATATTTGATGCGATGAAATGGTTAGGGCTGAATTATGATGAAGGTCCCGATGTCGGAGGAAACAGCGGTCCTTACAGGCAGTCAGAAAGATTTTCAATATATAAGGAATATGCAGAAAAATTAGTAGAAAAAGGGGAAGCGTATTATTGTTTTTGTACTCCTGAAAGGCTTCAGAAATTAAGAGAAAGACAGATAGCGATGAAACAGGCTCCGGGATATGACGGACGTTGCAGAAATCTTTCAAAGGAAGAAGTGGAAGCAAAACTTGCGGCAGGGGAACCTTACGTAATAAGGCTTAAAATGCCTTATGAAGGAGAAACTGTAGTAAATGACGGATTAAGAGGAGATATAATATTTGAAAATAGTAAGATAGATGATCAGGTACTTTTAAAATCCGACGGATTTCCCACATATCATTTGGCAAATATAGTAGATGATCATTTAATGGGAATAACTCACGTAATAAGAGCGGAAGAATGGATAGCATCAACACCTAAACATATTCAGCTTTATAAAGCGTTCGGTTGGGATGAACCTAAGTGGTATCATATGCCGTTACTTAGAAATGCGGATAAAACTAAAATTTCTAAAAGAAAAAATCCTGTTTCTCTGAATTATTATATAGAAGAAGGATATTTAAAAGAAGGGTTGTTAAATTTTCTTGCACTTATGGGATGGAGTTTTGGAGGAGATAAAGAAATATTTTCTCTTGATGAAATGATAGAAAATTTTTCATTTGATAAGATTTCACTTGGAGGTCCCGTATTTGATCTTGTAAAACTTGGTTGGGTGAATAATCAACATATGAGAATAAAAGATATTGATGAACTCACTAAACTTTCTCTTCCTTACTTTATAAAAGCGGGATATTATAAAGATGAAAATTTATCTGAAGAAGAATACGGGAAATTAAAAAGAATAATTGAAATTTCCAGAGAAGGAGCTCATACATTGAAAGAACTTCCGGAAATAGCCTCGATATATTTTGAGGATAAATTTGAATTACCGTCAGTTGAAGAGGGAATGAATAAGAAAGAAAGAAAATCTGTTGAAAAGCTTCTATCATCTCTGGAGACAGAAACAGGAAAGAAATCTATAAAGTTATTTAAGGAAAAACTGAATAAATTTGATGAAAATATTACTGAAGAAGAAGCAAGACAGCTTCTTAATGAATTACAGGAAGAAATAGGAGAGGGGCCTGCAACTGTATTGATGCCGTTAAGAGCAGTAATTACAGGAAAAGCAAGAGGTGCTGATTTATATACTGTAATTGCTATAATCGGTAAAAAAAGAACTTTGGAAAGAATTGAAAATATCTTGAAAAAATAA
- a CDS encoding N-acetyltransferase, with product MNTSILFRRLSLEYKIRRLAEEDIQDIYELSKENTEYHKYCKTESSVENSKEILTNLPLDKEIKDKYVIGFYKEGKLKALLDLIAEYPDKDTFFIGLLIISRECQRKGAGTEIVNEISKFLKRKKYGYIRLGCIKENKKAEKFWMKNGFYTVKEVSQEKYTVTVMERKL from the coding sequence ATGAATACAAGTATTTTATTTAGAAGACTGTCTTTGGAATATAAAATAAGACGGTTGGCTGAAGAAGATATTCAGGATATTTATGAACTCAGCAAGGAAAATACGGAATATCATAAATACTGCAAAACGGAATCGAGTGTTGAAAATTCAAAAGAAATATTAACAAACCTGCCTTTGGATAAAGAAATAAAAGACAAATATGTCATAGGATTTTATAAAGAGGGAAAACTGAAGGCACTTTTGGATCTTATAGCCGAATATCCTGATAAAGATACATTTTTTATAGGTCTGCTGATAATATCCCGAGAATGTCAAAGAAAAGGAGCAGGAACGGAAATTGTAAATGAAATTTCCAAATTTTTGAAAAGGAAAAAATATGGTTATATCCGTTTAGGCTGTATAAAAGAAAATAAAAAAGCTGAAAAATTTTGGATGAAAAACGGATTTTATACTGTAAAGGAAGTTTCTCAGGAAAAATATACGGTTACTGTTATGGAAAGAAAATTATAA
- a CDS encoding N-acetyltransferase → MYNIEVCSEKDKEYIIDRLVEYNLSQVSGKQKENFIDLSRKVTDEKGGIIGGIVAHMYCWNCIYIDTLWVSEKYRGKGIGKKLLKETEDYAEKNNVHLIHLDTFDFQAKDFYEKYGYEVFGILEDCPENHKRYFMKKKTRKQKRVDSDEKQRF, encoded by the coding sequence ATGTACAATATTGAAGTTTGCAGTGAAAAAGACAAAGAGTATATAATCGACAGATTAGTTGAGTATAATTTGTCTCAAGTATCAGGAAAACAGAAAGAAAATTTTATTGATTTAAGTAGAAAAGTAACAGATGAAAAAGGCGGAATAATAGGAGGAATTGTTGCACATATGTACTGTTGGAACTGCATTTACATAGATACACTCTGGGTTTCGGAAAAGTACAGAGGCAAAGGTATAGGAAAAAAACTTCTGAAAGAAACTGAAGACTATGCCGAAAAAAATAATGTACATTTAATACATCTGGATACATTTGACTTTCAGGCAAAGGATTTTTATGAAAAATACGGATATGAAGTATTCGGAATATTGGAGGACTGTCCTGAAAATCATAAAAGATATTTTATGAAAAAGAAAACTAGGAAACAGAAAAGAGTAGATTCTGATGAAAAACAGAGATTTTAA